From a region of the Halomonas sp. HL-93 genome:
- the fabZ gene encoding 3-hydroxyacyl-ACP dehydratase FabZ, translating into MVMDINEIREYLPHRYPFLLVDRVTQLTKGESIVAYKNVSINEPFFNGHFPHHPIMPGVLVIEALAQACGILGFKTVNKLPADGYVYYLVGSDNVRFKRPVMPGDQLVLEANVIRGKRGIWKFACRATVDGELACEAEIICAERKVA; encoded by the coding sequence ATGGTTATGGATATTAACGAAATTCGCGAGTACTTGCCGCACCGCTACCCGTTTTTGCTGGTTGATCGGGTAACGCAGCTAACCAAGGGCGAATCCATCGTTGCGTACAAAAACGTTAGCATTAACGAACCATTTTTTAATGGCCATTTTCCCCATCATCCGATTATGCCGGGCGTACTAGTGATAGAAGCGCTGGCCCAGGCCTGCGGTATCCTGGGCTTTAAAACGGTCAATAAGCTCCCCGCCGATGGTTACGTGTATTACTTGGTCGGTAGTGATAACGTGCGTTTTAAGCGCCCTGTGATGCCCGGCGACCAACTAGTGCTTGAGGCTAATGTCATTCGCGGTAAGCGAGGCATTTGGAAATTCGCCTGCCGGGCCACGGTGGATGGTGAACTCGCCTGTGAAGCAGAAATTATTTGTGCTGAGAGGAAAGTAGCTTGA
- a CDS encoding OmpH family outer membrane protein translates to MRKLTGVVCLLGAMVLSAQAQADEVAVLDWRAALMNSESAQSSISQLEGEIGDQQREAESLGNELQGLQERLQNEGDAMPEAERESLIAELQEKGNRFEQLRQEIGQAQQRSEQQFLEGAEPKLEQAVDQVIDRHGIEVLVEPQGVLHSSRDLPNVTEEVTQIFNSLN, encoded by the coding sequence ATGCGTAAGCTCACTGGGGTCGTTTGTCTGTTGGGTGCCATGGTGTTATCAGCACAGGCGCAAGCAGACGAAGTGGCTGTGCTTGACTGGCGTGCAGCGTTGATGAATAGCGAGTCTGCCCAATCATCCATCAGCCAGCTGGAAGGCGAGATTGGCGATCAACAACGCGAAGCTGAAAGCCTTGGCAACGAGCTGCAGGGCTTGCAGGAACGCTTACAGAATGAAGGCGATGCGATGCCTGAAGCCGAGCGCGAGTCGTTGATTGCCGAACTGCAGGAGAAAGGCAACCGCTTCGAGCAGTTGCGTCAGGAAATAGGTCAGGCCCAACAGCGCTCAGAGCAACAGTTTTTGGAAGGCGCAGAACCCAAGCTGGAGCAGGCGGTAGATCAGGTGATTGATCGCCATGGTATTGAAGTCTTGGTTGAGCCCCAAGGCGTGCTGCATTCCTCCAGGGACCTACCCAACGTGACGGAAGAAGTGACGCAGATTTTTAACTCGCTTAACTAA
- the dnaE gene encoding DNA polymerase III subunit alpha → MTVPFVHLRLHSEYSLVDGLVKLKSLVSTTAEREMPALALTDEANLFGLVKFYKAAQGAGLKPIIGSDLWLHNPHDEAHPYRITLLAMNEVGYRNLTELISRGWTDGQRQGRAILDKQWVMEQSAGLIALSGGREGEIGRHLLSEHEREAKILLEDWQRAFPDRFYLELIRTGRPLEEACVHASVKLAIDTQTPVVATNDVRFLERDDFWAHETRVAIGEGKALDDPRRERRYTEEQYLKSPAEMAELFADIPEALENSVMIAERCSVDVRLGEIFLPEFEIPEGMTQDEFFRKVSHDGLTDRLNFLFPDERYPRDGDEYQAIDQRYRERLDFELNIIIQMGFPGYFLIVMDFIQWAKDNNVPVGPGRGSGAGSLVAYAQKITDLDPIGYDLLFERFLNPERVSMPDFDVDFCMEKRDKVIEYVADRYGRDAVSQIVTFGTMAAKAVVRDVARAQGKPYSLGDKLSKLIPFEVGMTLDKAIEQEAALKEFIDSDEEAEEIWEMALKLEGTTRGTGKHAGGVVIAPTKLTDFSPLLCDEDGSGLMVQFDKNDIEDAGLVKFDFLGLRTLTIIDWALEMVDKVRKVNDQGPLNIDAIPLDDGKTFEMLKRAETTAVFQLESRGMKELIKRLLPDSLDDMIALVALFRPGPLQSGMVDDFINRKHGRAEVSYPHPDYQHELLKPVLAPTYGIILYQEQVMQIAQVMAGYTLGQADMLRRAMGKKKPEEMAKQRAGFMEGCAANGIDKDLAGNIFDLVEKFAGYGFNKSHSAAYALVSYQTAWLKAHYPGPFMAAVMSTEMDNLDKVVPLIEECRHLKLTVTPPDVNVGGYKFTVDTQGRVVYGLGAIRGVGEGPIGAIVGAREEGGAFSDIFDFCKRIDAKRMNKRTLEALIRSGALDNLGPNRAVLAAAMEDALKAAAQNHANQNLGMLDMFGEAFTADEEAVDVYAEYRHAREWTDRERLSGEKDTLGLYLTGHPIDEYERELKRFVSTRISDLKASREPQRIAGLVVAMRTMKSKRGDTMAFITLDDRTGRIEASLFGEMFEKLRGQIAADEVVIVEGEVSNDDFSGGLKLRGKDVTPMVAARMRFGQAVELALDAQQLNGRLVESLRTSLSPYRDEAGLPVRLQYRHPDAVGWLELADEWKVAPSDDLLLTLRDVQGQVGVQLRYK, encoded by the coding sequence ATGACGGTTCCGTTCGTTCATCTACGTTTGCACAGTGAATATTCCCTGGTCGATGGCTTGGTGAAGCTCAAGTCGCTGGTCAGCACCACCGCTGAGCGCGAGATGCCGGCGCTGGCGTTGACCGATGAAGCTAATCTGTTTGGGCTGGTCAAGTTTTACAAAGCCGCCCAAGGCGCAGGCCTGAAGCCCATTATTGGCAGCGATCTCTGGCTGCATAACCCCCACGACGAGGCGCACCCTTACCGCATCACGCTGCTGGCGATGAACGAGGTGGGTTATCGCAATCTGACGGAGCTGATTTCCCGCGGCTGGACCGACGGCCAGCGCCAGGGCCGGGCGATTCTCGACAAGCAGTGGGTCATGGAGCAAAGCGCAGGCCTGATTGCGTTATCGGGAGGGCGTGAGGGCGAGATAGGACGCCATTTGCTTTCCGAGCACGAGCGAGAAGCGAAGATATTGCTGGAGGATTGGCAGCGTGCGTTCCCAGACCGCTTCTATCTGGAATTGATTCGCACCGGTCGCCCTCTGGAAGAAGCCTGCGTGCACGCCAGCGTTAAACTGGCAATTGACACCCAAACACCGGTGGTCGCCACCAATGACGTGCGCTTTTTGGAGCGCGATGATTTTTGGGCCCACGAAACCCGCGTGGCGATCGGCGAAGGCAAAGCGCTTGACGACCCGCGTCGCGAGCGTCGCTACACCGAAGAGCAGTACTTGAAAAGCCCCGCCGAGATGGCAGAGCTGTTCGCCGATATCCCCGAAGCGCTTGAAAACAGTGTGATGATCGCTGAGCGCTGCAGCGTTGATGTGCGCCTGGGCGAGATATTCCTGCCTGAGTTCGAAATCCCCGAAGGCATGACCCAGGATGAATTTTTCCGCAAGGTGTCTCACGATGGCCTGACGGATCGATTGAATTTTCTATTTCCCGACGAACGTTACCCACGGGACGGCGACGAATACCAGGCGATTGATCAGCGCTACCGCGAGCGGCTCGATTTCGAGCTGAACATCATTATTCAGATGGGCTTTCCCGGCTACTTCCTGATCGTGATGGACTTTATCCAGTGGGCCAAGGATAACAATGTGCCGGTTGGCCCTGGGCGTGGCTCCGGTGCCGGCTCGCTGGTGGCCTACGCGCAGAAAATCACCGACCTTGATCCGATTGGCTACGACCTGCTGTTTGAGCGCTTTCTTAATCCCGAGCGTGTTTCCATGCCCGACTTTGACGTCGATTTTTGTATGGAAAAGCGTGACAAGGTGATTGAGTACGTGGCCGACCGCTACGGGCGTGATGCGGTGTCGCAAATCGTCACCTTCGGCACTATGGCCGCCAAGGCGGTAGTGCGCGACGTCGCTCGTGCCCAGGGCAAGCCCTATTCGCTGGGCGACAAGCTCTCTAAGTTGATCCCCTTCGAAGTGGGCATGACGCTCGATAAGGCCATTGAGCAGGAAGCGGCGCTGAAAGAGTTTATCGACAGCGACGAAGAGGCCGAAGAAATCTGGGAAATGGCCCTCAAGCTAGAGGGCACTACCCGCGGTACCGGCAAGCACGCCGGTGGCGTGGTGATCGCGCCGACCAAGCTCACAGACTTCTCGCCACTGCTCTGCGATGAAGACGGCTCCGGCTTAATGGTGCAGTTCGATAAAAACGATATTGAAGACGCCGGGCTGGTGAAGTTCGACTTCCTGGGGCTGCGCACGCTGACGATTATCGACTGGGCGCTGGAGATGGTCGATAAGGTGCGTAAGGTCAACGACCAGGGGCCGCTTAACATCGACGCGATTCCCTTGGACGACGGCAAAACATTCGAGATGCTCAAGCGCGCCGAGACCACCGCGGTGTTCCAGTTGGAGTCTCGTGGCATGAAGGAGCTGATCAAGCGGCTGCTGCCTGACTCCCTCGACGATATGATCGCCCTGGTGGCGCTGTTTCGCCCCGGCCCGCTACAGTCGGGCATGGTGGATGACTTTATCAACCGTAAGCACGGCCGTGCGGAGGTGTCTTATCCACACCCGGATTACCAACACGAGTTGTTAAAACCCGTGCTGGCGCCCACCTACGGCATTATCTTGTACCAAGAGCAGGTCATGCAGATTGCTCAGGTGATGGCGGGTTATACGCTAGGCCAAGCGGATATGCTGCGCCGTGCGATGGGTAAGAAAAAGCCTGAGGAAATGGCCAAGCAGCGCGCTGGTTTTATGGAAGGTTGTGCGGCCAATGGCATCGATAAAGACCTCGCCGGCAATATCTTTGATCTGGTGGAAAAGTTTGCCGGTTACGGTTTTAACAAGTCGCACTCCGCCGCCTACGCCCTGGTATCTTACCAAACCGCCTGGCTCAAGGCGCACTATCCAGGGCCTTTCATGGCCGCCGTCATGTCCACGGAAATGGATAACCTGGATAAAGTTGTGCCGCTGATCGAGGAGTGCCGACACCTCAAGCTGACAGTGACCCCGCCGGACGTCAACGTCGGTGGCTACAAGTTCACCGTTGATACCCAGGGCCGTGTTGTATACGGCCTGGGCGCGATCCGTGGCGTGGGTGAAGGCCCCATTGGCGCGATTGTTGGAGCCCGCGAAGAGGGTGGCGCGTTCAGCGATATTTTCGATTTCTGCAAGCGTATTGATGCTAAACGTATGAACAAGCGCACGCTGGAAGCACTGATTCGCTCCGGCGCGCTAGATAATCTGGGCCCGAACCGCGCTGTGCTTGCCGCCGCTATGGAAGATGCCCTCAAGGCCGCCGCGCAGAATCATGCCAACCAGAACCTGGGCATGCTGGATATGTTCGGCGAGGCATTTACCGCCGACGAAGAGGCCGTTGACGTATACGCTGAGTATCGCCACGCCCGCGAATGGACCGACCGCGAACGGCTATCCGGAGAGAAAGATACCCTGGGCCTCTACCTGACGGGCCACCCGATTGACGAGTATGAGCGCGAATTAAAACGCTTCGTGTCGACGCGGATCAGCGATTTAAAAGCTTCCCGGGAACCCCAGCGGATCGCCGGTTTGGTGGTGGCCATGCGCACCATGAAATCCAAGCGCGGCGATACCATGGCGTTCATTACCCTGGATGACCGCACCGGGCGCATTGAGGCCTCGCTGTTTGGCGAGATGTTTGAAAAGCTGCGCGGACAAATCGCCGCCGATGAAGTCGTGATTGTCGAAGGCGAGGTCTCCAACGATGATTTTTCCGGCGGGCTTAAGCTGCGTGGCAAGGACGTCACGCCCATGGTGGCGGCGCGTATGCGGTTTGGCCAAGCGGTTGAGCTTGCGTTGGATGCACAGCAACTCAATGGCCGGTTAGTCGAGAGTTTACGTACCAGTCTTTCGCCCTATCGCGACGAGGCGGGGCTGCCCGTTCGCTTGCAGTATCGACACCCCGACGCCGTGGGCTGGCTGGAGCTGGCGGATGAATGGAAAGTCGCGCCCAGCGACGATTTACTGCTGACCCTGCGCGATGTGCAAGGTCAGGTGGGCGTCCAGTTGCGCTATAAGTAA
- the lpxA gene encoding acyl-ACP--UDP-N-acetylglucosamine O-acyltransferase, translating to MIHPTALVDPTAWLADDVEVGPFSVIGPDVTIGAGSVIGPHVVVKGPTTLGERTRIFQFASVGEDCQDKKYAGEPTRLVMGDDNVIREGATLHRGTVQDRGETTIGSRNLLMSYVHVGHDCVIGDDCILANQATLAGHVTVGNFAILGGLAAVHQFCHFGDHAMAGGGSIITKDTPAYVMINGNPAEARGLNLVGLRRRGFSSEAINALSASYKLVYRQGLTVEQALAEMRRQFPLPEVSHFADSIERSTRGIIR from the coding sequence TTGATACATCCTACTGCCCTTGTTGACCCCACCGCGTGGCTTGCCGACGACGTAGAGGTGGGCCCCTTTAGTGTAATCGGCCCGGATGTCACCATCGGTGCGGGCTCAGTGATTGGCCCTCACGTGGTAGTCAAAGGCCCGACGACATTGGGTGAGCGCACACGTATTTTTCAGTTCGCCTCCGTGGGCGAGGATTGCCAGGATAAAAAGTACGCCGGTGAGCCGACGCGTTTGGTAATGGGCGACGATAATGTCATCCGTGAAGGTGCAACGCTGCATCGCGGTACGGTTCAGGACCGAGGGGAAACCACCATTGGTTCGCGTAACTTGTTGATGTCCTACGTACACGTCGGTCACGACTGCGTGATTGGAGATGACTGTATTCTGGCGAATCAAGCAACGCTGGCAGGTCACGTGACGGTAGGCAATTTTGCTATTCTGGGCGGGTTGGCGGCGGTCCATCAGTTTTGTCATTTTGGTGACCATGCGATGGCGGGTGGCGGCTCGATTATTACCAAAGACACGCCTGCTTACGTGATGATCAACGGTAATCCTGCAGAAGCTCGCGGCCTTAACCTTGTTGGCTTGAGGCGACGCGGTTTCAGCAGTGAAGCCATTAACGCCCTGAGCGCTTCCTACAAACTGGTGTATCGCCAGGGCTTGACGGTGGAGCAGGCACTTGCCGAAATGCGCCGTCAGTTTCCGCTACCTGAAGTGTCCCATTTTGCTGATTCCATCGAGCGCTCAACACGCGGCATTATCCGCTAA
- the lpxB gene encoding lipid-A-disaccharide synthase — protein sequence MKLQRVYLVAGELSGDILGAGLMRELSARHPAIEFRGIGGPRMEAQGLTSRFPLETLSIMGLVEVIKHLPGLIRVRRTLREEATAWQPDIMIGIDAPDFNIGLEKQLREAGIKTAHYVSPSVWAWRQGRVKKIAKAVDGMLTLLPFEAAFYRRHHVPVAFVGHPLADELPLENDRLSTRQALGLDEQAPVLAMLPGSRGNEIRFLGATFLQAAEQLCQQHSALQVVIPAASTQRRNEIDQLLQAYPALGERVVLLDGQAREAMVASDAVLLASGTAALEAMLCHRAMVVAYKMAPLTHWLAKRLVKTQWVSLPNLIAQETLVPELIQDAATPETIAEQLGTLLTDEAGRHALEARFASMHQTLQRHASRRAADAIDALVADQPLETPQGDANGR from the coding sequence ATGAAGCTTCAACGCGTATATCTAGTGGCAGGCGAGCTTTCCGGCGATATTCTCGGTGCGGGGCTGATGCGTGAACTAAGCGCGCGCCATCCGGCCATTGAATTTCGCGGTATCGGCGGCCCGCGTATGGAAGCTCAAGGCCTCACTAGCCGCTTTCCCCTTGAGACCCTCTCAATCATGGGCCTGGTCGAAGTCATTAAGCACCTACCTGGACTGATTCGCGTACGCCGCACGCTGCGCGAGGAAGCTACCGCTTGGCAGCCCGATATCATGATTGGGATTGACGCGCCCGACTTTAACATTGGCCTTGAAAAACAGCTGCGTGAGGCGGGCATTAAAACAGCGCATTATGTCAGCCCCTCGGTCTGGGCGTGGCGGCAAGGGCGAGTCAAGAAAATTGCTAAAGCCGTTGACGGCATGTTGACGCTGCTGCCGTTCGAAGCCGCCTTTTATCGCCGCCACCATGTGCCGGTTGCCTTTGTCGGCCATCCGTTAGCCGATGAGTTACCCCTGGAAAATGACCGCTTAAGCACTCGCCAAGCGCTTGGCCTGGATGAGCAGGCGCCGGTACTGGCGATGCTGCCCGGCTCAAGAGGCAATGAAATCCGCTTTTTAGGTGCGACTTTTTTACAAGCGGCTGAACAGCTTTGCCAACAGCATAGCGCGCTGCAAGTGGTGATTCCTGCGGCCAGCACACAGCGGCGCAATGAAATTGACCAGCTTTTACAAGCCTACCCGGCACTTGGCGAGCGCGTGGTATTACTCGACGGCCAAGCCCGGGAGGCAATGGTTGCCAGCGACGCCGTGTTGCTGGCGTCAGGTACTGCAGCACTCGAAGCCATGCTGTGCCATCGCGCTATGGTGGTGGCCTATAAAATGGCCCCGCTTACCCACTGGTTAGCCAAGCGATTGGTTAAAACCCAGTGGGTGTCGTTGCCCAACTTGATTGCTCAAGAAACCCTAGTGCCTGAGTTAATTCAAGATGCCGCCACGCCTGAGACGATTGCCGAGCAGTTGGGCACGCTATTGACCGATGAGGCTGGACGACACGCGCTGGAAGCCCGTTTTGCGTCGATGCATCAAACACTTCAGCGTCATGCGAGCCGCCGTGCGGCGGACGCCATTGACGCCCTAGTGGCTGATCAACCGCTGGAAACACCGCAAGGCGATGCCAATGGCCGTTAA
- the lpxD gene encoding UDP-3-O-(3-hydroxymyristoyl)glucosamine N-acyltransferase produces the protein MTHASHDLTLAEIARHLNVAFEGDGSQSIRGLATLKEAKSDQVAFLANRAYLKDLAVTQAAAVLLHPEHGKSCPVARLEIDNPYLGYAKLSQLFDPLPARDVTGIHPSAVVAESASLGEGVSVQANAVIEEGVVLGDGVVVGAGSVVGADSVVGDHSRLHANVTVCHGVVIGQRVILQSGCVIGGDGFGFAHDGGQWHKIAQLGGVVLGDDVEVGSCSSIDRGSLGNTVIGNDVKIDSQVQIAHNVTVGDHSALAGCAGIAGSTHVGRHCMLGGGVGIAGHLTICDGVQVTGMSLVTNSIHKPGIYSSGTGAMTNAQWRKNAVRFKQLDDIAKRLSRLEKNHRDQS, from the coding sequence ATGACTCACGCTTCTCACGACCTAACGCTGGCGGAGATCGCCCGCCATTTGAACGTTGCCTTTGAGGGCGACGGGAGCCAGTCCATCAGGGGATTGGCAACGCTGAAAGAAGCCAAGTCCGACCAGGTGGCTTTTTTGGCGAACCGTGCTTACCTGAAAGACTTGGCCGTAACCCAAGCTGCAGCCGTTCTGCTTCATCCCGAACACGGCAAAAGCTGCCCTGTGGCCCGTTTGGAGATAGACAATCCCTATTTGGGTTATGCCAAGCTGTCCCAGCTTTTTGATCCGCTCCCCGCCCGGGATGTGACGGGAATCCACCCCAGCGCCGTGGTCGCAGAGAGTGCGTCGCTGGGGGAAGGCGTCAGCGTTCAGGCTAATGCGGTGATTGAAGAAGGTGTGGTGTTAGGTGATGGCGTAGTGGTTGGCGCAGGTAGCGTCGTGGGTGCCGATAGCGTGGTGGGCGATCATAGCCGGTTACATGCCAATGTGACTGTCTGCCATGGCGTCGTCATTGGCCAGCGGGTCATTTTACAAAGTGGCTGCGTGATTGGCGGGGATGGATTTGGTTTTGCCCACGATGGCGGCCAGTGGCATAAAATTGCTCAGTTGGGCGGTGTCGTGCTCGGCGATGATGTGGAAGTTGGCAGTTGCTCAAGCATCGACCGGGGCTCGCTGGGTAACACCGTCATCGGTAACGACGTGAAGATCGACAGCCAAGTACAGATTGCCCATAACGTAACGGTAGGTGATCACAGTGCGTTAGCGGGGTGTGCCGGCATCGCGGGCTCTACCCATGTGGGGCGCCATTGTATGTTGGGTGGCGGTGTGGGGATTGCCGGCCATCTGACGATTTGTGACGGTGTCCAGGTGACCGGGATGAGCCTGGTGACCAACTCTATCCATAAGCCTGGGATTTATTCATCCGGCACCGGGGCTATGACCAACGCCCAATGGCGTAAAAATGCCGTTCGTTTTAAACAGCTTGATGACATAGCTAAGCGATTGTCACGCTTAGAAAAAAATCATCGCGATCAGTCGTGA
- the rnhB gene encoding ribonuclease HII, which yields MAVNPSAYPPLQIDYAGARLAGVDEVGRGPLVGSVVAAAVILDSARPIDGLTDSKKLTARKREALDILIRERALAFTVAEASAAEVDQLNIYHATHLAMRRAIDGLAPAAEYLLVDGNRLPGHALPGQAVVKGDARHQAIAAASILAKVARDAQMVALDMHYPEYGFARHKGYPTKEHLSALAVHGPLAEHRRSFAPVQRQLALL from the coding sequence ATGGCCGTTAATCCGAGCGCTTACCCACCGCTACAGATTGACTATGCCGGTGCGCGCTTGGCGGGAGTGGATGAAGTGGGCAGAGGCCCGCTGGTGGGCAGCGTGGTGGCCGCCGCCGTGATCCTCGACTCTGCGAGGCCCATTGATGGGCTAACTGATTCCAAAAAGCTCACGGCGCGCAAGCGCGAGGCGCTAGATATATTGATTCGCGAGCGGGCGCTGGCATTCACCGTGGCAGAGGCCAGCGCCGCCGAGGTCGACCAGCTCAATATTTATCATGCCACGCATTTAGCCATGCGCCGCGCCATCGATGGCCTTGCCCCGGCGGCCGAGTACCTGCTGGTGGACGGTAACCGACTGCCGGGTCATGCGCTGCCCGGCCAAGCCGTGGTTAAAGGTGACGCTCGTCACCAGGCCATTGCGGCGGCGTCTATTTTGGCCAAGGTTGCCCGCGACGCCCAGATGGTTGCTCTGGATATGCACTATCCTGAGTATGGGTTTGCACGCCATAAAGGCTATCCGACCAAAGAGCACCTATCGGCGCTTGCGGTTCACGGGCCCTTAGCCGAACATCGCCGTAGCTTTGCCCCCGTGCAGCGTCAATTGGCGTTACTGTAA
- the accA gene encoding acetyl-CoA carboxylase carboxyl transferase subunit alpha has product MNPNYLDFEQPIAELQAKIEELRLVSSDSQVNLSDEIARLEEKSRRLTESIFKDLTPWQVSQLSRHPQRPYTLDYLEHIFSDFDELHGDRNFGDDAALVGGIARLDDQPVMVIGHQKGRDVKEKVRRNFGMPRPEGYRKACRLMEMAERFKMPVLTFIDTPGAYPGIDAEERGQSEAIAYNLAVMSRLKTPIISTVVGEGGSGGALAIGVCDELQMLQYSTYSVISPEGCASILWKSAEKASDAAQAMGITAERLKELGFVDSLIKEPLGGAHRHPMTTSERVKEALVASIDRLQRMDTEALLTLRYDRLMSYGAPAA; this is encoded by the coding sequence ATGAATCCTAATTATCTCGATTTTGAACAGCCGATTGCCGAACTCCAGGCAAAAATTGAGGAGCTGCGCTTGGTCAGCTCCGATAGCCAAGTCAATCTTTCCGATGAAATTGCCCGGCTGGAAGAGAAAAGCCGCAGGCTCACGGAATCGATTTTCAAGGATTTAACCCCTTGGCAAGTGTCTCAGTTGTCACGCCATCCCCAGCGGCCCTACACGTTGGATTACCTTGAGCACATTTTCAGCGACTTTGATGAGTTGCATGGCGATCGCAACTTTGGTGATGACGCCGCGCTCGTGGGTGGGATAGCGCGCCTGGATGACCAGCCGGTCATGGTAATCGGTCATCAAAAAGGCCGCGACGTTAAAGAAAAGGTTCGGCGTAATTTTGGCATGCCGCGCCCGGAAGGCTACCGCAAAGCCTGCCGGCTAATGGAAATGGCCGAACGCTTCAAAATGCCGGTGCTGACCTTTATCGACACGCCGGGCGCCTATCCAGGGATCGACGCCGAAGAGCGCGGACAGTCGGAGGCCATTGCCTACAACCTGGCGGTGATGTCACGGCTGAAAACGCCGATTATTTCTACCGTCGTCGGCGAGGGCGGCTCCGGCGGTGCACTGGCGATTGGCGTTTGCGATGAACTGCAGATGCTGCAGTACTCGACCTACTCGGTGATTTCACCGGAAGGTTGCGCGTCGATTCTGTGGAAGAGCGCCGAAAAAGCCTCTGACGCTGCTCAAGCGATGGGCATTACCGCCGAACGTCTAAAAGAACTTGGCTTTGTTGACTCGCTGATCAAGGAGCCGCTAGGCGGTGCACACCGGCATCCGATGACGACCTCCGAGCGCGTTAAAGAGGCGCTGGTGGCAAGCATTGATCGGTTGCAACGCATGGATACCGAGGCATTACTGACGCTCCGCTATGATCGTCTGATGAGCTATGGCGCGCCAGCTGCCTAA